A single Carettochelys insculpta isolate YL-2023 chromosome 2, ASM3395843v1, whole genome shotgun sequence DNA region contains:
- the LOC142008800 gene encoding C-C chemokine receptor type 5-like, with amino-acid sequence MAEGTDATTFDYYTGSEPCQKSDVKKFASQFLPPLYSLVLIFGLVGNALVVLILIKCKRLKSMTDIYLLNLAISDLLFILSLPFWAYYAAHEWYFGDAMCKILSGVYYAGFYSGIFFIILLTVDRYLAIVHAVFALKARTVAYGILTSVVIWGIAILASLPGFIFHSVQKEVAHWSCSPHYPFGQERKWKQFQTLKMNILGLVIPMVIMSFCYAEIIKTLLRCKNEKKHKAVRLIFIIMIVYFIFWAPYNIAVLIYTFQDSFSLNNCESSSQLELAIQVTEAIAMIHCCVNPIIYAFAGEKFRKYLHTFFRNSIAIHLYKNCPILYGEAPDRVSSMYTPSTGEQEFSAAL; translated from the coding sequence ATGGCTGAAGGAACTGATGCAACAACCTTTGATTACTATACTGGCTCGGAACCATGCCAAAAATCTGATGTcaaaaaatttgcatcccagtttcTGCCACCACTGTACTCCTTGGTGCTGATATTTGGCCTGGTGGGCAATGCGCTAGTTGTGCTGATCCTGATAAAATGCAAGAGACTGAAGAGCATGACTGACATCTACCTGCTGAATCTGGCCATTTCCGATCTGCTCTTTATTCTTTCCCTACCATTTTGGGCTTACTATGCAGCACACGAGTGGTATTTTGGAGATGCAATGTGTAAAATTCTTTCGGGGGTCTATTATGCTGGTTTCTACAGTGGAATTTTTTTCATCATACTTTTGACAGTCGATAGATATCTGGCAATTGTCCATGCAGTGTTTGCTTTAAAAGCCAGGACTGTTGCTTACGGCATCCTCACAAGTGTTGTCATTTGGGGTATTGCAATATTAGCCTCTCTTCCAGGGTTCATATTTCACAGTGTTCAAAAGGAAGTTGCTCATTGGAGCTGCAGCCCTCATTATCCATTCggacaggaaagaaaatggaagcaATTCCAGACTTTAAAGATGAATATTTTGGGACTTGTCATTCCAATGGTCATTATGAGCTTCTGCTATGCAGAGATTATAAAGACATTATTGAGATGTAAGAATGAGAAAAAACATAAGGCAGTCAgacttatttttattataatgatTGTTTATTTTATATTCTGGGCACCATATAACATTGCTGTTCTCATATATACTTTTCAAGATTCATTTTCCCTAAATAACTGTGAGAGTAGCAGTCAGCTGGAGCTAGCAATTCAAGTGACAGAAGCAATTGCAATGATCCACTGTTGTGTTAACCCCATAATCTATGCCTTTGCTGGTGAAAAGTTTAGGAAATATCTTCATACCTTTTTCCGAAACTCTATTGCAATCCACTTGTATAAAAATTGCCCAATTCTCTATGGTGAGGCACCTGACCGAGTTAGTTCCATGTATACCCCATCTACGGGGGAGCAGGAATTCTCAGCTGCATTGTAA